TTGAAACAGATTGAAGGCACTGCCTTGGTGCTACATTCCCGTGATTCCTGGTTTACTGAGCATGAGGACAGCACCCACTCagtttcctgcagaaaatgtcTCTGTGAGACTGAGAATACTATTTAATCTTCCCTCACGCTCTTTCACCAGTTCTGTAGGCATGAGTGGGTACAGGCCTATTTGATTCAACTTTCTGTGTAGATGcagaacacttccagggctTACCACATTAGTGTATAATGTATTTTACAGTTATCTTTGAATAAGATTTGTGAAACACTAcatcataaatatttattgaagtAGAAAATGTAATAATCATAATATGATATATAGCTAAATTTGTCAAAGAATTTCAGTGGAGCATTTCAGTATGATTCCTCTTTAATTTGAGATGACTGTGTGTTACTGAATGAACCAAAGACAAAACAGATCTGACCAAATAGTAGGTTTGGCccataaaaagagaaattttaccACAAAACAATTGTCCAGAACAACCGTTTCTACAGGGGACTGATTGCCACTCAAAGCTCTGAAATCTGGCCCAGAAAAGCAAGGCTCCCTTTGAGTACATAACCAATTACAGAGTGAATtatggatgggcagagtccaatAAGATGAAGTTTAACTAGTCCAAGGGCTGggtcctgcattttggccacaataaccccctgcagtgctacaggctggggacggtgtggctggacagtgcccaggcagaaagggacctgggggttcTGGTCAACAGTGACTGAACacgagccagcagtgtgccctggtggccaaggaGGCCAGTGGctcctggcctgtgtcaggaacagtgtggccagcaggagcagggaggtcattcttcccctgtactctgcactggtgaggtcacaccttgagtgctgtgtccagttctggcccctcagtttaggaaggatgtTGAGACCCTTGAGcgggtccagaggagggaacgAGGttggtgaggggctggaacacaaaccctgtgaggaatggctgggggagctgggggtgttcagcctggagaaaaggagactcaggggtgaccctATCActctccacaactccctgaaaTGTGGCTGTAGgcaggtgggggttggtctctttcacCAGAAAACAACTGATggaaccagaggacacagtctcaagctgcaccaagggaaatataggttAGATACTAGGAAAAAATTTTTTGTGGAAAGAGTGATAAGGTAGTGGAATTGTCTGCTtggggaagtggtggagtcaccatccctggatgtgtttaaaaaaagactggatacGTCACATCatggtgccatggtttagttgaggtgttagggcatgggttggactcaatgatcttaacGGTCTCTTCCAATCTAgtaattctgtggttctgtgatgtGCCACCTCCCCTTCTGAACCATTATGCccataaaattcagaaatacaaGGACAATTATGTTTCGTTTGATGGCTTCACTACACACAAATTTTCTTACCAGGGGTGTGCTGGTCAGCCAACCAAGCTTCCAGAATCATACCAGACAAAGCTTTGCCCTGTCTTCCTTTCTCCACTACAATTGAATTTCAGGAAAAGCACAAAGCTTGACTACAGCCTCCTGTATTCATCAGAAAACCTGATGCATATCTTCCTCCTCTGAAGTAAATGGACATTCATGCCACTACTTGGACAAATTGGAAGCACCCAAATGAAAGCCAGCCAAGATGTACCAAGCTTTGGCCCAGCTTAATAAAATTACTGAACCATTTAATAGCACTTCTGTAGTGAAGGAAGACTATGAGCCTTGGCTATGAGATAGACTATAACCTATCACTCATGCTCCAGACTTTCCCAGCAAAACCAGTAGATTTCTTGACTACATTTTGGATCCATCATGGACCTCATTCACTCACAGTTATGTAAACCCATAAATCTGTCTGGTCAGGCCCAAAGAATGCCACTCTCCTAGATGCTAAAACAACCTACACTGCCAGTTACACACCAAAGGGCATTGTTAGATGCCTGGCCCCTTACAAAAACCCACCCCAGTTACACCTTTGAGAAAACTGATGCTGACAGCTTGATTTTGTTTATAACCTTCTTTTAAACCAGTTCTTGGTTTCATATTTAGAGAACTCTTAACATAAACCTAATTCCCTGGCACTTTTTCTGGTTAATTTGTACAAGTGAAGAACATAAAATCCAGGGAAAAGACATTGATTTatgtttctctgtattttttttcatttttcccaccTAACTCTTGCTCATTAATTGAGAGATGTTGTCCTCCTGAGACAGTAATAGAAAGATCTCTTAGTAATAAACTTTATTATTGATGTAAAGGGGGTTCAGCTATGTCCATAAAAACAGAGGTAAAACAGGTGAATTGCATGATGCGAAGTCACATGTAAAAGTCATTGCTGGGTAACAAAGTCTGAGATCCAGCCTTTTTCAGTATTCCCATCAAAGACACAAACAAAAGGTACAATTACGAGATAAATATTATTGAATATTGCACTTTCATAaattgtgtcactgtgctgcccAGAACTAGGTCATAAGATGGGAGGTTTTTGTGCCAAAGATACCATTCTAGGCTGACACTGTGTAAGATAAGTTTTTCAGTGAAAGCTCTTCACTTCAGGGTTCTGGATGGATACCAGAAGCATCAAAGAGTTGAAATTGTCACACGTTGCTACAGGTCAGCCAGCAGCTATAGTTGCATTATGCTTTGAATAAGTATTAAGCTTTTGACCCGAactattaatttctttgttcaAAGTGCTTTCTGTAGGCTTATGAGTGTTCTATTAGCACTATGAAACTTTCTGACTCCTTAAGCACATTCTACTTTCCTAAATCCTCCTCTCCCTTactcctggcagctctggctgtttcCTGAGTATTTAGCTCAAGTGCTAGCTAAAGCTATTGCATGCTTGATGattcttgtgggtcccttccaattcaggatatatgattctatgattctatgaaatgcTTGTGTCTGACCATcaaagcagcattaaaaaggaagaaaattttctgaataaaggaattttaaaattttggaaaaGCTTGGAAGCCTGTTGGGAGAGAAATTCTTCTTAAGTGCTGGCAAGT
Above is a window of Oenanthe melanoleuca isolate GR-GAL-2019-014 chromosome Z, OMel1.0, whole genome shotgun sequence DNA encoding:
- the SAXO1 gene encoding LOW QUALITY PROTEIN: stabilizer of axonemal microtubules 1 (The sequence of the model RefSeq protein was modified relative to this genomic sequence to represent the inferred CDS: inserted 3 bases in 2 codons; deleted 3 bases in 2 codons; substituted 5 bases at 5 genomic stop codons) encodes the protein MILTVSSNLVILWFCDVPPPLLNHYAHKIQKYKDNYVSFDGFTTHKFSYQGCAGQPTKLPESYQTKLCPVPFSTTIEFQEKHKAXLQPPVFIRKPDAYLPPLKXMDIHATTWTNWKHPNXKPAKMYQALAQLNKITEPFNSTSVVKEDYEPWLXDRLXPITHAPXTFPAKPVDFLTTFWIHHGPHSLTVMXTHKSVWSGPKNATLLDAKTTYTASYTPKGIVRCLAPYKNPPSYTFEKTDADSLILFITFF